The Corallincola holothuriorum sequence GGCCTGTCACGCCGGGGGTCGCGGGTTCGAGTCCCGTCCACTCCGCCAATTTATCGAAGGCGCATCCGACGACGATGCGCTTTTTTTATTTTAGTTTTGCGTAAGCGCTAACGAGAGACAACAACATGCTGGATAAGATCCGTGAGGGAGTTCACGGCCCCGCCGCCAAAATTGTATTGAGTTTAATCATTTTGTCATTTGCTTTTGCGGGCGTCAGTAGCTACATGGGCGGTAACAATGCACAGCCTGCTGCCGTAGTGAATGGTGAAGAGATCAGCCCTCGGGCATTTGAGGCTGCTTATCAGAACGAACGCGCGCGCATGGAGCAGCAGTTTGGGCAATTGTTCAATCAGTTGGCAAGTGATAGTGCTTATATGCAGCGCTTTCGCGCGAGTGTTTTGGAGCGCCTGATTGACGAAGTAGTCACAGACCAGGCTGCTGATGAATTAGGCCTAACTATCAGTGATGAACAGATTAAATCTGCCATTAAGGAAATGCCTCAGTTCCAAGTGAATGGGCAGTTTTCTAATGATGTGTATTTGAGTACTGTTCGCCGTCAGAATATGTCAACGTCGCAGTTCCGTGAATATCTGCGTCGCGAAATGACCCGGCGTCAATTGTTGCAGGCGCTGATTGCGACCGATTTCGTTACCGAGGCGGAATTGAAACAACGCTATATGCTGGACAATCAGACGCGCGATATTCGCCTGGTGACCATTGATTCAGCAACCTTGCTTGGGCAGGTTGAGCCTTCAGATGAAGAGTTGCAGCAGGCCTATGAAATGCAGGCACAGCGCTTTGTTACGCCTGAGCAGATCGCACTTGAATATATTGAATTGAAGGTGTCGGATCTGGCTGCTACGCAGTCAGTAAGCGATGATGAGATCAATGCTTACTACAGTGAGAACTCTGCTCTGTATATGCTGCCAGAACAGCGCAAGGTTGCGCATATATTGTTGCCAGCGGAAGATAGTGAAAAGGCCGCTACGTTAGTGTCTGAATTGGCAGCAGGTGCTGATTTTGCAGAACTGGCTAAAGCTAACTCTATCGATACTTTTAGTGGTGAAAACGGTGGTGAGCTGGACTGGTTTGAGCGTGGAACCTATGGCGAAGATTTTGATGATGCATCATTTGCTTTAGCTGTTGGTGATGTATCTGCACCAGTAGAAACAACTAATGGCATTCACCTGATCAAGTTGCTAGATGTTAAACCGTCGGTTCAGCAACCACTTGCGGAAGTGACCGATAGCATTGCGCTACAACTTAAGAAGCAGAAAGCTGAAAGCGATTTCATTGAGTTGCAAACGGCAATGACCAACGTAGCGTTTGAAGTTCCTGACACGCTGGAGGATGCTGCTAATGCGGCAGGCCTAGAAGTGCAAAAAACGGCTTTGTTCAGCAGAGAAAGTGCGCCAGCACCATTTAATAATGGTGAGTTGCTAAATGCAGCGTTTAGCGAAACTGTCTTGCTGGAAGGCCTGAATAGCGATGCGATTGAAGTTGGCGGTGAGCAAGTGATCATTGTGCGCTTGTTGGAGCATAAACCCTCTGCACAGCTAACCTTTGACGAAGTTAAGCCGCAATTGTTGACTGATGTGAAGCGACGTCTTGCTGGTGAGAAGGCTGACGCAATTGCAGCTGAACTCACAGAGAAGTTGTTAGCTGGAGAAGATGTCACGGCATTGCTTACTGAGAATAGCTTGGCATTTGAAGAGAAGTTGGCGTTGACACGCTATGGTAGTGATGTGGCTCCAGCGGTTCGCGATGCAGCATTTGCTTTAGCGCCGTCGACTGATGGCACTGCAAGCGCAGAACAAGCTTCGATCCCTGGCGGGAAGTATGCCGTGGTTGAGTTGTTAAAGGTAAACAATGCAACCTCGCCTGAGCCAGGGCAATTGACCGCGTTGGAAGCGCAGGTTTCCCCGCAACTTATTGAGCAGGCTTATCAGCCATTGATCGCGATGCTTCGTGACCGGGCAGAGATAACCTATCCAGTGGTAGCGACAGAAACATTGCCCCAGTAAAGCGTCATATGAATAAAAAAGAGAGGCAATAGCCTCTCTTTTTTTTGCCTTAACAGCGATAACTATAAAGCTAGAAGTTGTCTAGAATAAGCTTCCTTTGGCTGGTTCAGTATCTGCTCAACCTGACCGTACTCGATCGTTCGCCCTGACTGCAACACCATTAGCTTATCGCACATATGTTCGATGATCTCACGATCATGGGTGATCATTATGTAGGAGAGATCCCGCTCTCGTTGCAATTTGAGCAGCAGATTAATGAGCTTGGCTCTGACCGATACATCGACCGACGACAGTGATTCATCGGCGATAATCACTTTGGGGTTGGTGATCAGGGCTCGTGCTAAAGCTACACGGTGTTTTAGTCCACTTGACAGCTGATCCGGATAAAAATCGATATGTTCGTGCAGAAGCCCTACATCTTGTAAGGTGTCGAGCACGCGCTGCTTTCTGTCCGCTTCTGGCATTGAAATCGCTAGCTTTAAGGTGCTATCCAGTTGTCTACCTATGGACAGGTTTGGGTTGAGCGATGCACTTGGGTCTTGAAACATCATACGGATTGAGCGGTGGTACTCATCGCTGCTGACCGCATCAACGCGCTCTCCCTCCATCACTAAGGTGCCTGTGGTGACAGTTTCAGCCCCAGCAAGAACCCTGGCCAATGTCGTTTTACCTGATCCTGCCGCACCAATAATAGCGAGTGTTTCACCTGCCCCTAGTTCAAAACAGATGCGGTCGATTGCTGGCTCGGGCTCAGGGTGCCATGGCATAGCCATTTTGGGTTTGTAGATCTTGGTGAGGTACCGTGCGGTGAGGATCATGACTTGTCCTTTTTGCGCAGAGCATCGAGATTTAAAGGATAGTGGCAACGGTAGCTTCTACCTTTAAATCGTTTCAACAGAGGTAGCTCTACACATTGTCGCTGAGCATAAGGGCAGCGTGGACCTAGGCGACAGCCAATTGGCATATGTTGTAGCGTTGGTACGCCACCTCTTAACTCTGGTAAAGGGGCTTTCTTAGTTACTTGCCCGGAAAAGCTTGGGGTACTGGCCACCATCGCCTCGGTATAAGGGTGCACAGGAAACTGGATCATTCGCTCAGTAAGGCCTGATTCAACAACGTGGCCTGAATACATCATGGTGATCCGGGTGCTTAATTGCGCAGCCGTGTACATATCATGACTGAGTAGCAAAATACTCATGTTGTGTAGCTGATTGAATTTTCTGAGTAGCCGAAATAGTTGCCCCTGTGCTCTGGGCTCCATGGTGGCTGTAGGCTCATCGGCAATCAATAGACGTGGCCTCAGGGCAATCGCCATGGCAATGACCACCTTTTGGCAGAGTCCTTCAGAGATCTCATGAGGGTAGGCTTTCAACAGGCGCTCATGGTCCTTTACACCGACTTGATGGAGCAGTGTGATTGCTTGCTGACGTAGCTTTTTCCTTGCTCTAAAGAAGTTTAACGGGCCTTTTGTTATCGTTCGCGGCAAGGCTTCTAGCAGTTGCTCTTCGATGCGTACGATGGGATCAAGACTGTTCGCAGGGTCTTGAAAGATCATCGCGATCTCGTTGCCCATTAGCTCCCTGCGTTGTTGGAAATCCATCGCTTGCAGATCTTCGCCTTCATAAAACATGCGGTCGGCAATAACGGTCCAATCATCTGACAGCAGGCCGATAATCGCTTTGGCTAATAGGCTTTTACCAGAGCCTGATTCGCCTGCCAGCGCGTGTATTTCGCCATCGGCGAGAGAAAGACTGACCTTATCGACAGCTGTCACCAATCCGTCTTGGGTATTAAGCGCTATGGTGAGGTTTTTGATATCCAGTAGACTCATGATTTAGCCTTACTGATTGAATTACGAAAACCTTCGCCGACAACGTTCACTGACAGCACACATATGAGAATGGCGAAACCGGGAAAGGCGACTGTCCAGGGGGCGCGGTAAATCAGTTCTAGTCCGCCGGACAGCATGGTTCCCCATTCTGGCGAGGGCGCTTGAGCGCCCAATTTTAGAAAACCTAATGCGGCAATATCTAAAATGGCTGTCGACAGGGAGATAGTGAACTGCACCATAATCGGTTCAATTAGGTTAGGTAGTAGGGTGAAGAGAAATAGCCTTGCGCCTTTTTCACCATCGAGAGTTGCCGCAGTGACATAGACCTTGCTCATCTCTTGCCGAATAGCGTTATTGACTGTTCGAATAAACTGCGGGATTTGCGCAAGTCCAATAGCAATTAGTACCTGTTCTAACCCTGAGCCTAAAATTGCTATAACGACGATGGCCAAGAGTAGCGAAGGGATAGAAAGGATAGTGTCTAGAATATGATGCAGCACGCTCGACTTTAAGCCGCGAGTCATGCCGGCAAAAACACCGATGATAATGCCGGCAAGTGCGCAAACCATCACGACCAAAAGGCTACTGCCAAATGAGTATCGGGCACCATAAATCAGGCGGCTGAGTACGTCGCGGCCTAGATCGTCGGTGCCAAAGAAAAACTCTACTTGCCCCTCTTTGTACCAAGAAGGGGGAACCAACAACTGGCCTAAATGTTGTTCATCGGCACTGTATGGTGCAATAAGTGGCGCAAACAGCGATAGCACGGCCATCAATAACAACCAGTAAAACGCGGCCATATAGATGGGGTGTTTACGGAATTCTGCCAATGCCCTCGACAGCGGTGAAGGCATACCTGCATCATCGTAGATATCGTGACTAAGCATTGTAGTCCTTACGCGCGATGGGATCGGCTGCGGTATGAAGAAGATCGTTAATCACTGTGGCCAGAATAATGAAGGTTGATACAGCTAATAAGCCGCCCTGTATTGCCGGATAATCTCGTTGATAAAGGCTGGCTACTAACCACTTACCAATTCCTGGCCAAGAGAATATATTTTCAGTGACCATGGCGCCGGTCATTAATGTGCTGATCTGCAGCCCAAGTTGCCGTGACACTGGCAATAGGCTGTTGGGGAGAGCGTGTTTGCGCAATACACGCCAGCGGCTAATGCCACGCGCTTGAGCTGCTTTGATAAAATTTTGCTTAAGCAAGCTGAGCATGGTCGCGCGGGTTGTTCTGATCACCTGTGTGGTTGGCACGGTAGCGAGCACCAGTGTTGGTATAATGATATGTGCTAAGGCATTTTTAAATGCTTCATTCTTATAGGATTGGTCGGAAATCAAGATATCTATGAGGATGAAGTTGGTCACCGGTTCAATATCATACAGTAAGCTAAGCCGCCCAGAGATAGGGAGTAATCCTAGTCCCAGAGCCAGTATCATGATCATCAATAGCCCCCACCAGAATACCGGGATGGAGATACCAAGCAGGCTCAGTGTCATGACGGTATGGTCTGTGATGCTCTCTTTTTTTAATGCAGCAAGAGAGCCAATCGGCACGCCGATAACCATGGCGAGTACGAGCGAGTAGAACACCAGCTCCAATGTCGCAGGGAATGTTTCTTTAACTTCATCCCAAACGTTTTCCCCCGATGTCAGTGACCGTCCCCAATTGCCGTCGAAAATATTCCCAAGATAATGGAAATATTGAAGGATGTAAGGACGATCAAAGTAGAGTTCACTGCTGAGCTTTTGATATTGATCGGGGGTGAGATTATCTAACCCAGTGGTGAGATAGACCGGATCGCCGGGTACGATATAGATCAGGCTGAATGATAGTAGTGATAACCCGATGAAGGTGAAGATGAATAAATTCATCTTTCTTAATGTATAAGTCAGCATCGTTAGTTACGCTCGGCGTCCGCAAATCGGATGCCTCCATAAGGATTGAGGTCCATACCTGTTATTCCTTTGCGATACGCTTGGAATCTTAATGCATGAGCAATAGGGAAGATAGGTAGCTGCTCTGAGATAATCTTTTGAGCATCACTGTAATACGCTTTGCGTTGGATGCGGGAAGGGGTTTCCAGCGCTGAGTTTAGCAAGCGATCAAATTCGAAATCGCACCACTGGGCACGGTTGGTGCCATAACTGAGTGCCTGACAGGTCAACAGAGGCCTAAAAAAGTTGTCAGGATCAGCGGTGTCAGCCATCCAACCTAAGAGCGTGGCGTCATGACGGCCAGCTTGCAGGTGTCTTCTAAAGGTTTGCCAATCATAAGAGACGATCTCAGCGGTGATACCAACTTTTTTCAGATCTGCTTTTATTAATTGCGCCATTTTTAGCGGGCTCGGGTTATAGACCCTAGGTACTGGGGGCGCCCAAAGCTCGAAACTGAAGCCCTGTTCGAGCCCCGCTTCTTGTAATAATTCGCGCGCTGTTTCAGGGTCATAATCAAGTACAGGTAAGGCATCGTTATAGGCCCAGGAAACGGGTGGCAGCACCGAATTAGCTAAAGTGGCGGTGCCAAAATAAACTGCTGCTAACAGGCGCTCGCGATCGATGGCATGAGCAATGGCGCGACGCACCCGAGCATCATCAAATGGCGGATGTTGGGTATTGAATGCGAGGTACCCTACATTGAGTCCTGTTTGTAAGTTGAGCTTAATCTGTTCACTTTTACGCAGTAGTGTCATCTCACTGGCTGAGGGGAGAGCGATAACGTCGCATTCGCCAGTGATTAACTTGGCGAGGCGTGCAGAGGGGGCAGGTGTGATATCAAAAACCAACCTTTCCAGCTTGGCTGGCGGCCCCCAGTACGCCGGATGACGGCGATACTTGATATAGGAATCTTTGCGGTAAGTGGCAAAGCTAAACGGTCCTGTGCCGATGGGACGACTATCTATATAGGACTGTTGTCGCCGTTTCTCCAGCCATTCACCATATTCGGCTGACAAGATGACGGCAAAGTCGGTCGCCAACGTGGTTAGAAAGCTGGCATCCGGGCGGAGCAGATCAAACTGCACGGTGAACGGATCTGGCGTCGTCACCGACATAACCAAGTTGTCTAAGCCGACACTTTGAAAATAGGGGTACTGGCCACCACCAACATGATGATATGGATGCTCTTTATCTAAAATGCGCGAAAATGAAAAAGCGACATCTTCAGAATTCAGGGTTCTAGTGGGGCGAAAGAAATCGGTATGGTGGAAATTAACACCTTGACGCAACTTGAAGCGATAGCTCTTTTGATCGCGGCTAATACTCCATTTAAATGCCAGTCCCGGGGTAATATTCCCCTGATTGTCGACATCGACTAAACGATCATAGAGTTGATGGGTTGAAGCATCAATGGTCGTACTCGAGGTGCCTATTTGTGGGTTAAATGTCTCAGGACTACCTTCTGAACAATAGATTATGCCCTGGTGTGGGCGAGTGTTTTGTCCATAGTCGCGGAGTAACCATGTTAGCGTAATGATGGCTAATGCGATAAACCCTAGCATGACAAGGCGCAAGCGCACCCTGAAACTATGACGACGTACTTTTGGTAAACGGCCGTTTTCCATGTTCAGTTATCTAAACTCGTCCAGTAATGAATATTTCTTCAATATGCCGCGCAGTTGGTGGTAGGTAAGATCCAAGGCATCTGCTGCTTTTCGCTGATTGAATTGAGATTTTTGCATCGCGTAACGCAATAACTCTATCTCGTAATCTCGCAGTGTGTCTTTGAGCTTAATCGGAAATTCTATCTCTTGCATGGCGGAAGAGGGTAGATTTTTATCACCTAGCTCTTCTTTACTTGTTTTTTCACTTGGTGGAGTTGTTGTATTGTCGAGCGTTCTGCGATCATTGGTTCTGACTATGCTGCGGGGGCGGTAGGGCGAATCAAATGGATCCAGGGTTATCTGGTGAACCGGTAGGTGAGCATTGTTATGGCGATAAACACTTCGCTCTACTGCATTTTTTAACTCACGTACATTTCCTGGCCAATCATAAGATTGTAAAACTTCCTGTGCCGAACGGGTAAAGCCGCTAAACAGCTCCATCTCTAATTGCCGAGCCATATTGATAGCAAAGTGCTCTGCGAGCAGCATAATATCTTCGGGACGTTCTCTTAACGGTGGCAGGGTGATCACATCAAATGCCAAGCGATCCAATAGATCGGCTCTAAATTCACCTTGCTCCGCTAGAGTGGGGAGATCTTCGTTCGTGGCGGCGATCAATCGTGTATCAATGGTGACTGACTTTGAGCCACCGACACGTTCAAATTCGCCATACTCAATTACTCGAAGAAGCTTTTCCTGCACCACGCCGGATGTATTGGCTAACTCGTCTAGAAAGAGGGTGCCACCATCGGCGCGTTCAAAGCGCCCAGCGTGACGTTTACTCGCACCTGTAAATGCGCCACTCTCATGACCAAACAATTCACTCTCTAGCAGGCTTTCATTCAATGTTGCGCAATTAAGCGTGAGATAATTTTGATCCCAACGTTGAGACAGGTAGTGTAAACGCTCTGCAATCAGTTCTTTACCTGTGCCACGCTCACCGATAATGAGTACGGGTTTGTTCAGCGCAGCGACTTGACGAACATGCTCGATAACCTGCATAAAGCTGTTAGATTGCCCGATCAGGTTGTCTTTCTTTCTGCTTCGAGTCGATGACATGTGGTTATTTTCACCAAGAATTGGTTTTTTCCAATAATATGCCTCTTTGAGATTTACGCAAGCAAATAGCCTAACCTTTTGTTTTTTATTGTTAACTATCTATTTTTTGAGGTTGGCTTGTAAATTGCTTTTGTAATGGCATATAGATAATTCATTGTAAGTAATAGAGGTGTGTCATGGGTGTATTTTCTCGCTTCTCAGATATTGTTAACTCGAATATCAACTCATTGTTGGATCGAGCAGAAGATCCGGAAAAAATGGTTAGGCTGATTATTCAAGAGATGGAAGATACCTTGGTCGAGGTGCGTTCTAACTCTGCACGGGTTATCGCAGAAAAGAAAGATCTCGTGCGCCGCATCGAACGCCTTAAAGGTGAAGCCGATGATTGGCAAGCTCGTGCCGAATTGGCCCTAAGTAAAGACCGGGAAGATCTGGCAAAAGGCGCGTTGCTCGAAAAGCAAAAAGTGACAGATGCTGTATCGGCAGTGGAAGCTGATTTGGCGCAGCATGAAGAACAGCTGACGAGATTGAAGGATGAAATTGGCCAATTACAGGACAAACTGAAAGATGCGAAAGCACGTCAACAAAGCATTTTATTGCGCCGTGAGACAATCTCTTCACGTTTGGAAGTAAAAAAGCAGTTGGATAGCGGTAAAGTCCAAGACGCCATGGTGCGTTTTGAGCAGTACGAACGTAAGATTGATAATCTCGAAGCGGAAGTTGAATCTTATGATTTAGGTACTCAGGCGGAAAGATCATTGGCGCAGCAGTTTGAAGATTTGGAAGCTGAAGATACGGTGACCAGTGAGCTTGAGGCCTTGAAGAAGAAGTTAAAGGCCGACAAAAAATCAGCAAGTAAAGCTTAATCAGTTGAATCATCGCGAAGGAGAATAGGCGTGGATTACGAAGCATTAGCAGGCATTATCGCGGCACCGTTTATTGTTTTTATGGTGTTTGTGGCGCCAATCTGGTTGTTTCTCCATTATCGAAGTAAACGCCAGGTTAGTCAGGGATTGAGTGCAGATGAGATGGCGCTGTTGACCGAGTTGGCGAATCGTTCAGAAAAAATGGCCGACCGCTTGGATACCCTTGAACGAATTCTTAGTGAAGAGATGACGGCAAGAGGGCACGAATAATGGATGAACAAGTTAAGAAAAAGCAGCTTTATCGCAGTACCTCTCGGCAGAAACTCGCGGGTGTCTGTGCAGGGCTTGCGGACTACTTTGGCTTTGAAGTGTGGCTTGTGCGTGTCGTGGTTGCTTCAGCCATTATTCTAACCGGTGTTTTCGGTTTGCCATTACTAGCTTATGTCGTGTTATGGCTGGTGCTAGATAAAGCGCCAGAAGGTAACCAGTTTAGTCAACCTCCACATACCGTAAAGTCTCACGTGTGGCAGGCGGGAGAACCTCCTCGACAGGCGTTTAAAGAAGTGGTGACACGCTTTGAAAAGCTGGAGCTACGTTTACGGCGACTTGAGCAAGTCGTGACATCAAGTGAGTTCTCTTTAAAGCGCGAGATTAATAAGTTATAGATGAAGAAGGATTCAGGAGTTGGTCGTTGGTTAGATAAAGTGAGTGGCGGTGCGCAGCAAGCATTTGCCCGCTCACTGGATCGTCATTTGGTGCTCGCTGTTACCGGCTTATCAGGCGCAGGTAAGTCCGCATTTATTACCAGTCTACTATTTCAGCTTATTAATTTTAGAGATGCCCGCTTACCTTTCTTTAAGCCTTGTGCCGAGCAGCGCCTATTGGCGGTCAGGCGTATACCCCAGCAGAGGCTGGACTGGGTCCGTTACCCTTATGAAAATTCGTTAACCGCACTCTCTTCTGAGCCACCCTGTTGGCCAGAGCCAACCAAAGGGGTGAGCACGGTTAGCTTGGAATTGGCATATCGCCCCACTAAACAACCGTTAGCGACATTGACTAATCGTGCTCTGATGCAATTGGATATTGTTGACTACCCGGGTGAGTGGCTACTCGATCTACCATTACTGGAGCTAGATTATCGTCAATGGTGTGAGCTATTTGCCACTATGTTGCCTAATCGCCCTGAAGTACCAGCGCTGACCGACTGGAAGTTGTCGATTGATACTATCGACTTGGATGCGCCGGCGGATGAGTTTCATATTGCAGAGGTTGCTCAACAATACGCTGAGTTGCTGCAAGCTTGGCGTTGTCAGGGAGCATATCTGTTGCAGCCCGGGCGTTTTGTGTTGCCTGGAGAATATGAAAATACCCCGTTATTGCATTTTTTCCCTTTGATGACCGTCTCCCAAGATACCGCTAAGTTTAGTCGAGGCAGTGTGGGGGAGATGTTGGAGAAGCGTTTCGAACAGTACAAGTCCAAAGTGGTAAAGCGCTTTTACAAAGATTACTTTTCACGTTTCGATCGTCAGATAGTGCTCGTTGATCCATTAACCGCCTTAGGAGCTGGACACAATCAATTGTTGGAGATGCAACAGGCGCTATTGCAGGTCCTAGGCAGTTTTCGATACGGTCGTAGCTCAATAATCCGGCGGCTATTCTCGCCCAAGATTGAAAAAGTGATGTTGGCAGCTACCAAGGCTGATCATGTGACGCCGGAACAGCATGAACCATTAAAAGGCCTCATTCGACAATTACTGCTGACAGAAGAGAACCCGTGGGCTTTCTCTGATATTGCTTTCGATTGCATTACATTGGCGTCTATTCGTGCCAGTAATTCTGGAAAGAGCCAGCTGACAGGTGGTCCTAAGCCTATGCTGAAGGGCGTGAGGTTGAGTG is a genomic window containing:
- a CDS encoding SurA N-terminal domain-containing protein, encoding MLDKIREGVHGPAAKIVLSLIILSFAFAGVSSYMGGNNAQPAAVVNGEEISPRAFEAAYQNERARMEQQFGQLFNQLASDSAYMQRFRASVLERLIDEVVTDQAADELGLTISDEQIKSAIKEMPQFQVNGQFSNDVYLSTVRRQNMSTSQFREYLRREMTRRQLLQALIATDFVTEAELKQRYMLDNQTRDIRLVTIDSATLLGQVEPSDEELQQAYEMQAQRFVTPEQIALEYIELKVSDLAATQSVSDDEINAYYSENSALYMLPEQRKVAHILLPAEDSEKAATLVSELAAGADFAELAKANSIDTFSGENGGELDWFERGTYGEDFDDASFALAVGDVSAPVETTNGIHLIKLLDVKPSVQQPLAEVTDSIALQLKKQKAESDFIELQTAMTNVAFEVPDTLEDAANAAGLEVQKTALFSRESAPAPFNNGELLNAAFSETVLLEGLNSDAIEVGGEQVIIVRLLEHKPSAQLTFDEVKPQLLTDVKRRLAGEKADAIAAELTEKLLAGEDVTALLTENSLAFEEKLALTRYGSDVAPAVRDAAFALAPSTDGTASAEQASIPGGKYAVVELLKVNNATSPEPGQLTALEAQVSPQLIEQAYQPLIAMLRDRAEITYPVVATETLPQ
- a CDS encoding ATP-binding cassette domain-containing protein, with protein sequence MILTARYLTKIYKPKMAMPWHPEPEPAIDRICFELGAGETLAIIGAAGSGKTTLARVLAGAETVTTGTLVMEGERVDAVSSDEYHRSIRMMFQDPSASLNPNLSIGRQLDSTLKLAISMPEADRKQRVLDTLQDVGLLHEHIDFYPDQLSSGLKHRVALARALITNPKVIIADESLSSVDVSVRAKLINLLLKLQRERDLSYIMITHDREIIEHMCDKLMVLQSGRTIEYGQVEQILNQPKEAYSRQLLAL
- a CDS encoding oligopeptide/dipeptide ABC transporter ATP-binding protein; amino-acid sequence: MSLLDIKNLTIALNTQDGLVTAVDKVSLSLADGEIHALAGESGSGKSLLAKAIIGLLSDDWTVIADRMFYEGEDLQAMDFQQRRELMGNEIAMIFQDPANSLDPIVRIEEQLLEALPRTITKGPLNFFRARKKLRQQAITLLHQVGVKDHERLLKAYPHEISEGLCQKVVIAMAIALRPRLLIADEPTATMEPRAQGQLFRLLRKFNQLHNMSILLLSHDMYTAAQLSTRITMMYSGHVVESGLTERMIQFPVHPYTEAMVASTPSFSGQVTKKAPLPELRGGVPTLQHMPIGCRLGPRCPYAQRQCVELPLLKRFKGRSYRCHYPLNLDALRKKDKS
- a CDS encoding ABC transporter permease subunit, producing the protein MLSHDIYDDAGMPSPLSRALAEFRKHPIYMAAFYWLLLMAVLSLFAPLIAPYSADEQHLGQLLVPPSWYKEGQVEFFFGTDDLGRDVLSRLIYGARYSFGSSLLVVMVCALAGIIIGVFAGMTRGLKSSVLHHILDTILSIPSLLLAIVVIAILGSGLEQVLIAIGLAQIPQFIRTVNNAIRQEMSKVYVTAATLDGEKGARLFLFTLLPNLIEPIMVQFTISLSTAILDIAALGFLKLGAQAPSPEWGTMLSGGLELIYRAPWTVAFPGFAILICVLSVNVVGEGFRNSISKAKS
- a CDS encoding ABC transporter permease, yielding MLTYTLRKMNLFIFTFIGLSLLSFSLIYIVPGDPVYLTTGLDNLTPDQYQKLSSELYFDRPYILQYFHYLGNIFDGNWGRSLTSGENVWDEVKETFPATLELVFYSLVLAMVIGVPIGSLAALKKESITDHTVMTLSLLGISIPVFWWGLLMIMILALGLGLLPISGRLSLLYDIEPVTNFILIDILISDQSYKNEAFKNALAHIIIPTLVLATVPTTQVIRTTRATMLSLLKQNFIKAAQARGISRWRVLRKHALPNSLLPVSRQLGLQISTLMTGAMVTENIFSWPGIGKWLVASLYQRDYPAIQGGLLAVSTFIILATVINDLLHTAADPIARKDYNA
- the sapA gene encoding ABC transporter substrate-binding protein SapA, which gives rise to MENGRLPKVRRHSFRVRLRLVMLGFIALAIITLTWLLRDYGQNTRPHQGIIYCSEGSPETFNPQIGTSSTTIDASTHQLYDRLVDVDNQGNITPGLAFKWSISRDQKSYRFKLRQGVNFHHTDFFRPTRTLNSEDVAFSFSRILDKEHPYHHVGGGQYPYFQSVGLDNLVMSVTTPDPFTVQFDLLRPDASFLTTLATDFAVILSAEYGEWLEKRRQQSYIDSRPIGTGPFSFATYRKDSYIKYRRHPAYWGPPAKLERLVFDITPAPSARLAKLITGECDVIALPSASEMTLLRKSEQIKLNLQTGLNVGYLAFNTQHPPFDDARVRRAIAHAIDRERLLAAVYFGTATLANSVLPPVSWAYNDALPVLDYDPETARELLQEAGLEQGFSFELWAPPVPRVYNPSPLKMAQLIKADLKKVGITAEIVSYDWQTFRRHLQAGRHDATLLGWMADTADPDNFFRPLLTCQALSYGTNRAQWCDFEFDRLLNSALETPSRIQRKAYYSDAQKIISEQLPIFPIAHALRFQAYRKGITGMDLNPYGGIRFADAERN
- the pspF gene encoding phage shock protein operon transcriptional activator, producing the protein MSSTRSRKKDNLIGQSNSFMQVIEHVRQVAALNKPVLIIGERGTGKELIAERLHYLSQRWDQNYLTLNCATLNESLLESELFGHESGAFTGASKRHAGRFERADGGTLFLDELANTSGVVQEKLLRVIEYGEFERVGGSKSVTIDTRLIAATNEDLPTLAEQGEFRADLLDRLAFDVITLPPLRERPEDIMLLAEHFAINMARQLEMELFSGFTRSAQEVLQSYDWPGNVRELKNAVERSVYRHNNAHLPVHQITLDPFDSPYRPRSIVRTNDRRTLDNTTTPPSEKTSKEELGDKNLPSSAMQEIEFPIKLKDTLRDYEIELLRYAMQKSQFNQRKAADALDLTYHQLRGILKKYSLLDEFR
- the pspA gene encoding phage shock protein PspA; amino-acid sequence: MGVFSRFSDIVNSNINSLLDRAEDPEKMVRLIIQEMEDTLVEVRSNSARVIAEKKDLVRRIERLKGEADDWQARAELALSKDREDLAKGALLEKQKVTDAVSAVEADLAQHEEQLTRLKDEIGQLQDKLKDAKARQQSILLRRETISSRLEVKKQLDSGKVQDAMVRFEQYERKIDNLEAEVESYDLGTQAERSLAQQFEDLEAEDTVTSELEALKKKLKADKKSASKA
- the pspB gene encoding envelope stress response membrane protein PspB encodes the protein MDYEALAGIIAAPFIVFMVFVAPIWLFLHYRSKRQVSQGLSADEMALLTELANRSEKMADRLDTLERILSEEMTARGHE
- the pspC gene encoding envelope stress response membrane protein PspC, which produces MDEQVKKKQLYRSTSRQKLAGVCAGLADYFGFEVWLVRVVVASAIILTGVFGLPLLAYVVLWLVLDKAPEGNQFSQPPHTVKSHVWQAGEPPRQAFKEVVTRFEKLELRLRRLEQVVTSSEFSLKREINKL
- a CDS encoding YcjX family GTP-binding protein, translating into MKKDSGVGRWLDKVSGGAQQAFARSLDRHLVLAVTGLSGAGKSAFITSLLFQLINFRDARLPFFKPCAEQRLLAVRRIPQQRLDWVRYPYENSLTALSSEPPCWPEPTKGVSTVSLELAYRPTKQPLATLTNRALMQLDIVDYPGEWLLDLPLLELDYRQWCELFATMLPNRPEVPALTDWKLSIDTIDLDAPADEFHIAEVAQQYAELLQAWRCQGAYLLQPGRFVLPGEYENTPLLHFFPLMTVSQDTAKFSRGSVGEMLEKRFEQYKSKVVKRFYKDYFSRFDRQIVLVDPLTALGAGHNQLLEMQQALLQVLGSFRYGRSSIIRRLFSPKIEKVMLAATKADHVTPEQHEPLKGLIRQLLLTEENPWAFSDIAFDCITLASIRASNSGKSQLTGGPKPMLKGVRLSDREEIITFPGEVPASVPSSQFFNDHQFSFVPFAPPVIGKSDNQVPHIAMDRVLQFLLGDKLQ